GTCCTTCTGGAGGTAGATGATAACCCCCTTGCCCGCCTCCTGGATGCGCTGGAAGGCCTGGTCAAGCTGGCTGCCGCAGTCGCACTGGGTGCTGCCCAGCTGGTCGCCCACCAGGCAGCCGCGGTGCACGCGGGTGAGCACCGCGTCCTTGCCGCGCACGTCCCCCTTCACCAGGGCCACGTGGACGGCGGAGTCCACCTCGCTGCCGTAGGAGTAGGCCTGGAAGGTGCCCGCCCCCCGGCGCTCGAAGGTGGCCGAGCCGATGCGCTTGATGAGCCGCTCGCGCTCCAGGCGGTAGCGGATGATGTCCGCCACCGAGAGCAGCACCATCTTGTGCTTCCGGGCGAACTTCACCAGGTCCGGCCTGCGGGCCATGGTGCCGTCCGGGTTCATGATTTCGCAGATGACGCCGGAGGGGGACAGCCCCGCCATGCGCGCCAGGTCCACGCTGCCCTCGGTCTGCCCGGTGCGCACCAGCACCCCGCCCTCCCGGGCGCGCAGGGGGAAGATGTGGCCGGGCCGGACCAGGTCCCCGGGCTTGGCGTGGGGGGCCACCGCGGCCAGGATGGTGCGGGCCCGGTCCGCCGCGGAGATTCCGGTCGTCACGCCCCGGGCCGCCTCGATGGAGACCGTGAAGGCCGTCTGGAACGGGGAGTTGTTGTCCTGCACCATCAGCGGCAGGTTCAGCCGGCGGATGCGCTCCTCGTTGAGCGACAGGCAGATGAGCCCGCGCCCATGCAGGGCCATGAAGTTGATGGCCTCGGGCGTCACCTTCTCGGCGGCCATCACGAGGTCACCCTCGTTCTCGCGATCCTCGTCATCCGTGAGGATGACCATGCGGCCCTTGCGGATCTCCGCGAGCGCCCGCTCCACCAGCTCGATGACGTCGTGTCCCTGCGTCCCGCGCCCCATGCTGCCGTCCCTCTAGCCTTTCACCCCGAAGCCGGCCGCCCTGAGGGCCTCCTCGGTCAGCCCGCTCACCGGGCCCTGGCGCAGCCAGAACAGCCGCGCCACGTACTTGCCAATCATGTCCGCTTCCAGGTTCACCCGGGCGCCCGCCGCCTTGGCGCGCAGCGTGGTGCGCTCCTGCGTCTCCGGGATGAGCTGCACGGTGAACCGGTCGGCGAGCACCGCGTTGACGGTGAGGCTGATGCCATCCACCGCCACCGAGCCCTTCTCGATGAAGTAGGGGGCCAGCTCGCCCGGCAGCCGGAAGGCCATCACCCACGAGCCCCCTTCGGCCCGCGTCTCCAGCACCTCGCTCACCGAGTCCACGTGGCCCGCCACCAGGTGCCCGCCCAGCCGGTCCCCCAGCGCCATCGCCCGCTCCAGGTTCACCCGGGAGCCGGGGCGCAGCGCGCCGGCGGTGGTCCGGCGCAGCGTCTCGGGGGCCGCCTGGACCTTGAACGTCTCCCCACCGCGCTCCACCACCGTGAGGCAGGCGCCATCCACGGCGATGGACTCGCCCAGATCGAAGGTGCCCGCGCCCAGCGAGGTGCGGATCCACATGTCCGTCATGCCGCCGGGGACGACTCGCTCGACGACACCCACATCCTGAATGAGGCCGGTGAACATCGGCGGGGCTTATAACGGATTCTTCACAGCCGTGCCTGGAGGAGCAGGTCCTCGCCCAGCGGCTGGAAGGTGAGGTTCTTCAGGGAAAAAGCATTGGCCATGAGCTTGACGCCCAGGTCCCCCGACCAGGAGAGCCCTTGGCTGCCAATCAGCTTAGGCGCGAGGAAGAGCGCCAGCGAGTCCGCGAGCTTCTCCCGCAGGAACGAGCCGTAGATCTCCGCGCCGCCCTCCACCATCACGTGGTTGAGGCCTTCCTGGGCCACACGACCCAGCAGGGCTTTCAGGGAGACCTGCCCTTGCCGGGCGGGCATCTGCCACACTTCCACACCCAGCCGGGTGAAGCGGCGGGCCTTGGCGCCCTGAGGATCCTCCAGCGTGGCGACAATCACCCGGGCCGGGGAGCGCTGGGTGAAGACGGTGTGCGTGGACTTCAGGCGCAGGTGCGAGTCCACCACCACTCGCACCGGATCCTTGCCCCCGCCGCCGGGCAGCCGGGTGGTGAGCTGCGGATTGTCGCGGCGCACCGTGTTGGCCCCCACGAGGATGACGTCCACGCGGTCGCGCAGCTGGTGCACCCAGTGCCGGGCCGCCTCGCCCGTCACCCAGCGCGAGTCGCCGGTGGCCGTGGCCAG
Above is a window of Stigmatella erecta DNA encoding:
- the ribB gene encoding 3,4-dihydroxy-2-butanone-4-phosphate synthase — protein: MGRGTQGHDVIELVERALAEIRKGRMVILTDDEDRENEGDLVMAAEKVTPEAINFMALHGRGLICLSLNEERIRRLNLPLMVQDNNSPFQTAFTVSIEAARGVTTGISAADRARTILAAVAPHAKPGDLVRPGHIFPLRAREGGVLVRTGQTEGSVDLARMAGLSPSGVICEIMNPDGTMARRPDLVKFARKHKMVLLSVADIIRYRLERERLIKRIGSATFERRGAGTFQAYSYGSEVDSAVHVALVKGDVRGKDAVLTRVHRGCLVGDQLGSTQCDCGSQLDQAFQRIQEAGKGVIIYLQKDIPAKVRLQCTHIPNEEAVQGKPDQTRLREFGVGAQILKDLGLSRLKLLTNNPKKIVGLESYSLEVVEQVPLTDGEASRRMAARTPRRRRDKS
- a CDS encoding riboflavin synthase; amino-acid sequence: MFTGLIQDVGVVERVVPGGMTDMWIRTSLGAGTFDLGESIAVDGACLTVVERGGETFKVQAAPETLRRTTAGALRPGSRVNLERAMALGDRLGGHLVAGHVDSVSEVLETRAEGGSWVMAFRLPGELAPYFIEKGSVAVDGISLTVNAVLADRFTVQLIPETQERTTLRAKAAGARVNLEADMIGKYVARLFWLRQGPVSGLTEEALRAAGFGVKG
- the ribD gene encoding bifunctional diaminohydroxyphosphoribosylaminopyrimidine deaminase/5-amino-6-(5-phosphoribosylamino)uracil reductase RibD; the encoded protein is MRLLTRAQLKAASTPRAKRAADFDRAVAEFFMRIALEEAAKGLGRTSPNPAVGAVLVKGGRIIARGYHKKAGTAHAEVVALEAAGPRARGADLYTTLEPCDHYGRTGPCSQAIIDAGVRRVICGSSDPNPKVNGKGVARLKRAGVEVLTHVLQQEADQLNLPFFKVMRTGLPYVTLKAAVTLDGKLATATGDSRWVTGEAARHWVHQLRDRVDVILVGANTVRRDNPQLTTRLPGGGGKDPVRVVVDSHLRLKSTHTVFTQRSPARVIVATLEDPQGAKARRFTRLGVEVWQMPARQGQVSLKALLGRVAQEGLNHVMVEGGAEIYGSFLREKLADSLALFLAPKLIGSQGLSWSGDLGVKLMANAFSLKNLTFQPLGEDLLLQARL